In Planococcus shixiaomingii, the DNA window ACAAGCATGGAGCATGCTTGTTTTTTGTTTTAGAACATTTAGCCGGCCAATACAAAAGCTCCGACGGATACAAAATCCGTCGGAGCTTTTTTTATGTCTGTGATTTTTTCTTGTTATAATCTTCGTTAAACTCTTTGCCTTCTAGAGCTGGGTCCATTGTCAATGGTTCGTTGCAGTGCATGCACAAATCTACTCGGCCAAGCATTTTTGTGTGTCTGCCGCAATTCGGACATTCTACAGGAATGGTTTTCATCGAGAGCAATCCGATCCAAGCGTATACTCCGGTGCTTCCAACAACCGCCAGCACCCCAAGTAACATAAAAATCACCATAATAAGTGGTTGGTTTTTGAAGTAAATGCCGACATACATAATAACGATTCCGATAAAAATCAGCGATAACGCAAAAG includes these proteins:
- a CDS encoding YgzB family protein; this encodes MKPYKNKINRIRTFALSLIFIGIVIMYVGIYFKNQPLIMVIFMLLGVLAVVGSTGVYAWIGLLSMKTIPVECPNCGRHTKMLGRVDLCMHCNEPLTMDPALEGKEFNEDYNKKKSQT